The genomic window ATTATGAATGGATGTGACAAGGTGAGGACAGTTGAACTCAGTGGGTTAAATCTTTCATTTGTATAGCCAATGCAATTCTATGAGCGCATCAAATTATTTTTGTGGAGAAAACGATGATTGCCAAAAATTCATCTTACCTGCTGGGTATACTGCTCTGGTTATTCTGTGGAGGATTTATCCAGTCAGCGTGGGCCTATAACACTGAGGACTTGAGACGCCTAAAGGCAACGGGTAGCTGCCCACGGTGTGACCTCAGCGCAGCAGCTTTAGAAGAGTTGCAACTGTTTCGCTCGAATCTTTCCGGAGCGAATCTTTCCGGAGCGAATCTTTCCAGAACCAATCTCATTGCAGCAGATCTGAGTCGGGCGGACTTGTCTGGGGCAATTTTATCTGGAGCGAACCTTTCTGGGGCAGACTTGTCTTCAGCGAATCTAAGTACGGCTGAACTGTTGGCAACCGAACTGACACTTGTTGATTTCTCAGGAGCAAAGTTAGAACGTGCTAGCCTGGAGAAAGCTAATCTACTCAAGGCGAAACTTCCCAATGCTGATCTCAGTTGGGTTAGTTTGCGGGGAGCCAATCTGACGCTAGCGGATTTTTATAAGTCAGATCTTTGGGAAGCTGATCTGTGGGGTGCGACTCTATGGGGTGCCACGTTCTGGAATGCTGATCTGCGAACTGCCAAACTCCGCGGTTCTAACTTGGATGGAGCCAACTTTGAGGGTGCTAAGCTGAGTATCGACCTGGCGGAAGGAACGATTCTCTGTGATACGATTTTACCGGATGGTCACATTATCCGGAGTGGATGCTAGTTTGTTTTCTGGATGTGAAATTACCAGTCGAAGTCATCAGTACTTTTAGCTTTTTTCTCACGAACCTGATTGGCGATTGGAGATAACGAAAGGACGTATTCAGCGATAGCTTCCAGATCTTCATCAGGTAGCTTTTGGTAGTGCTCAATTGCCATTCCCATCAAATCTCCCAGAAAATCTCCATTAGGTACCATTCCCGTCTGCAGGGCATACACCAGATCATCATGGCTCCAACCTCCAATTCCAGTCTCTTTGTCAGGCGTAATGTTTGGGGTCAATTTTCCTTCAGGGCCCTCTTTGGCACCGGCATAAGCTAGATCAGATCGAAGAACTCCCAATTGATTCCGCGGCGTATGGCATTCTGCACAGTGTGCGACAGCTTCTGTCAGATAACGACCACGGTTCCATGATCCAGAGCGGCTTGGATCGGATTTGATAGGCTCTGGATCATGGAAGAGAATATTCCAGAACCAAGCATTCAAACGTAGATTGAAGGGGAACTTCAGTTCGTGGGGCTGATTGTTTTGCTGGATGGGAGGAAGGCTGAAGAGATAGTCTTTGAGATGCAATAGATCCTCTGCACTCATCTTGGAGAATGCGGGATAGGGAAAGCTCGGAAAGTAATGCTGCCCCTCTGGCCCTATCCCCTCTCGCATAGCACGAACGAAGTCTTCATCACTCCAAGAGCCAATTCCCGTGGTTGGATCTGGAGTGATGTTGTTGGCATAGAAGACCCCATAAGGTGTAGGAAGTGGCCGTCCCCCGGCTAGAAGTGATCCTTTATTCTCCACATCAGTGTGGCAGCCACAACCACCAGCCGCATGAAAAATCTGCTCTCCAGCAATCGGGTTAGGAGTGCGAGCCTGGGCACTGGTGAAAATCAGTAGACAAACCAGGCAACTCAGACCAAATAGCCCATACTTCAATTGGAGGCACGGTAGTTGTCGTGGCAGTTTTTGCACGCTCCTCCAACAGCCCCAACAGCTCTGCCAATGGCTTTCATATCACCAGATTGAGAAACAGTCACCAGTTCTCCACTAGCATCTACTAGGCGCTGGGAGGCCTTTCCAAAGCCCTTTTGATCTGTCCAAATGCTCTCCAAGGCCCCAGTATCACCAAAGTCAGATCCTTCTGGAAACATTGAGGGGACGATCTTCGCTGCATTCTGGATTGCGACTGCGTGATCTGTAATGTGTCCTTTGTAGTCTCCAAGTCCAGCTCGGACAATTCTTGAGATTGCTCCGATGTGCCCTCGCATTGAGGTATAGACTGCTTTCCGATATTTAATGACATCGTCTGTGTTATCTGCCCAGGAAACAGAGGGGATGAAGAGCCCTCCAAGTATAATTGCAATCAATAGGTTCTTAGGTTGAAGCATGAGAGCTGACTCGATTGGGGTTGGTGCGAATAAATATTTTTCATCGGGGATACAGATTTCTGCTGAGACTCCGATTTCAGCATAATATTGCTTCAATACAGGTTGAGCAGAGATTCTTTGGCCAATTATGGTGATCTTTACTGACAATAAATCAAGGACTCTATGTACAGTTCTTTTCAGTCTTGAGAAAATCATGGTGATTTGCTTTCTGAATTGGCAACATCTTCCCACGATTTTTATTTACTTAATTGATTTACAAAATCATTTATTTTAGCTTCAGATTATTTGAAAAATATTAACGATTTAATTAGCTGTAAAAAGGGAATAAGTTGACAGTAGTTGTGAATGTCGAAGACCTGAGAAAGCGTGCAAAGCGCCGATTACCCAAAATATTTTTTGATTATATTGATGGATCTGCATTTTCAGGCACTACGACACTACGTAACCAGGAGGACTTCAGCAATTGGTGCTTAATTCAGAAAGTTTTAGCATTGAAGGGTATGCCAGACCTGAGTTGTGAATTTCTTGGAGCTAGGCACACGCTTCCTTTTATGCTTGGACCGGTTGGCTTCCTTGGGCTTTACCGCGGTCGGGGAGAAATTCTTTGCGCAGAAGCTGCCAGGAAAAAAGGTATTCCTTTGTGTCTTTCAACCTTTTCGATCGCCAGTTTAGCGACTCTGCAGAGAGAAGTTGGAGGCACACTTCAGTTCCAACTTTATATGGACTGCCAGCGTTCTTTTGTCGAGAAGTTGGTGGAGTCAGCTGAAGACGCGGAAGTTGAGACTCTCTTCTACACTGCTGACACTGCAGTAACATCTATACGCGAAAGAGATGTCCGTAATGGATTTCGAGCGGTCAAGCGCCTTAACCCAACACTTCTTTTTTCGATGATGCAGCGTCCACTTTGGTGCTGGGATATGTGGCAATCAGGAATTCCAAGTGTAGAGGCGTTGGCTAAATACCCTGAATTTGGTACAGGTATTTTAGAGCAGGCATCTAATCTTTCTGGTCGTCTGGATTCTTCAATCATCTGGGAAGATATGAAGTGGCTTCGTAAGCTTTGGAAAAAACGACTAGTTATAAAAGGTATACTTAATTCAGATGACGCTCTTAAAGCAATAGATCACGGGGCGGATGCAATTGTTGTATCAAATCATGGCGGCCGACAACTGGATTTTGCGAATTCGACGATCTCCATCTTGCCAGAAGTTCGTAAGGCCGTTGGCAAAGATTATTGTGTGATGATTGATGGTGGGTTTCGTCGTGGATCGGAGGTCGTAACAGCCCTGGCTTTGGGGGCTAGTGGAGTGCTATTGGGCCGAGCTTATGCGTTTGGACTAGCTGCAGATGGGAAGCTAGGAGTTGAGAAAGCAATTGAGATATTTGCCAAAGAAATCTCAATCACAATGAAGTTGATGGGTGTGCCTAGTGTTGATGAGCTAAAGGAGTTTGGGGATCGCTACATTCGTCAAAGATAAAAAGACATGGTCAGAAAATTATGATCAAAACAGTAATTTTTGTGAATATCCTGAGAGAAAATGGATTCATAAAACTTTTGAACCAATCTCTTCAAGAGGCCTCAACCTGAGCGAGGTCCACTAGAAATTTTTCATTTTCCGCTGGTGTGCCAATCGACACGCGGAGAAAAGTGTCATAACCCGGCTGTGGCCAAGGTTTGACGATAGTGCCCAGTTTTAGGAGTTCTTCCGCAAATTTCGCTGAAGAACGGTTGGCATTGATGAATAGGAAATTCCCAAGAGATTCTCCAACTTGGTAGCCGCGAGATCGAAGTTCTTTGGCGAGATGCTCGCGTTGTAGGATTGTTTGCTGAACACTGTGGAGCATGTAGTCTTCGTGATCTAAGGCAACTTTGGCAGCAATCTGGGCTAAAGAATTGATGTTAAAAGGAGTGCGCGTTCGATTTAGTGCTTGACGAAGTTCGGTTGAACTGCACACGCCAAAGCCAATACGGAGTCCTGCAAGGCCCCAGCTCTTAGAAAACGTTCTAAGTAATATCCAATGTCCTTTAATTCGTTCTGTAAGCTCGAGACCACTGGTATAGTCTCCATGAACCGCGTATTCGTGGTAAGCTTCATCAAGTACTAGTAGCGTCTCGGGATGCTTGGCTTCAAATAGCTGTCTCAGTTGTTCGGGGTTCAGCCAACTTCCACTAGGATTCATCGGATTGGAAAAAATGAGTAATTTGGCCGGTTGTGCAGCCCTCTCAACAAGTTTGGCTAGATCAATCTGAAGATTGTCGTTTATCACCAGTCTTTCAACAGAACCTCCCATTAACTTGGTGTAATCTTCGTGCAGTGGGAAAGAGGGAAAGAGAGTAATCACTCGATCACCCGAATTGATAGTACTTCGACAAATAATTGAAATTAATTCTTCAGAACCGTTGCCAAAAATTATCTGTTTTTCTGGGACATCTAAACGCTGAGCAATTGCCTTTCGCAGTGGAAGAGCCTCACTGTTGGGATACAAATACAGTTCTGAATTAGCTTGGGAGAGACACTCTAAAACCTGTGGTGCTGGGCCAGTCGGGTTCTCATTTGAGGATAGCTTTGCAACTGCCGTTATTCCATAACGTGATCTCACCTCGTTTAACCCAAGTCCTGTGTTGTAGGGTGGTATCTCCATAAGTTCGGGGCGCAAGATCTTTTCGAGTGGTGCCATTGAAATGTAATTTTGTTAAGAGATTTTATTGTTAAGGATATGCTTATCCGTTTGATTACTTTTCTGCAAGGAGACTTTTAAGTGAAAGGTTTCACCATTGACCTGTCAGGAAAAAATGCAATTGTTACCGGAGCTAGTCGAGGACTCGGCCAGGCAATCGCAATTGGCTTAGCAGAGGCGGGTGCAACGGTAGTGATAACTTCTCGCTCCTTGAAAGCACTTGAGGAAACGCAATCTCAGATCACTGATTTGGGGGGTGATTTTCAACAAATAGATTTAGATGTTCGTGATGTTCCTGCAATGAAGAATAGACTTCAGACAGTTGCTCAGCAGGTTGGAGAAATAGATATCCTCGTCAATAATGCTGGCTACGAACAAGTATGCCCTTCCTATGAACTGACTGAGGAAACGTGGGATATTATCATGGAAACCAATCTCAAGGGGGCCTTTTTTGCTGCCCAAACTGTTGCACATAGCATGGTACGTTCCGGTAGAGGTGGTGCCATTATCAATGTCTGTTCTTTAACATCATATATCGGTGTGCCAACGGCCGTGCCTTACGGTTCCTCCAAGTCAGGATTATTGGGCATGACACGTGCGCTCTCAGCGGAATGGGCAAGTGAGCAAATTCGAGTCAATGCGATTGCGCCGGGGTACTTCCGGACAGAGTTGACGGAGGCTTTCTATCGTGAAGAGGCTTGGCAGGAAGCTATGCTGCAAAAAATCCCGTTAAATAGCTTTGGCAAGGCTAACGATCTCAAAGGTGCAGTTGTCTTCCTTGTCAGTGATGCTGCAAAGTATATCACCGGTCAATGTTTGGCTATCGATGGGGGCTATCTAGCATCTGTCTGAATGCTATCTCTGCACATATTGGACTGAACCAATAATTCATGACTCTAGCCTAAAATTCTTGCATTGAATAGAATTCCTGCAGTTTCTGCGTCAAACGTCTGTTTGCAGTTTGGAGATGTACATGCCGTCAAGAACGTCTGTTTTGAGTTGGAGGAAGGTCGATTTCTCACAGTTTTGGGTCCATCAGGCTCTGGAAAGACAACCTTACTCAGGCTGATCGCTGGCTTTCAGCAACCAAATAAGGGTGAAATTTTTATCAAGGGACAAACTGTTAGAGAGGTCGCTCCTAACAAGCGCTCGATTGGGATGGTATTCCAACGCCTTGCCTTGTTTCCGCATATGACTGCGGCAGAGAATGTAGCATTTCCTTTGAAAATGCGCAGATTTGACGTACGCATGATCCCTGACCGGGTGAAAAAATACCTGCACCTGGTACGCTTGGAAGGGCTCGGTGGTCGTCGGATTAATGAGCTTTCAGGAGGGCAGCAGCAGCGTGTGGCGATTGCTCGAGCCCTGGTTTTTGAACCAGACTTACTCCTTTTAGACGAACCACTGGCGGCCTTGGATCGAAAGTTACGTGAAGAAATGCAACTAGAGTTTCGGAGAATTCAGAAGGAACTCGGTGTCACCACGATCAATGTTACCCATGATCAGCGTGAGGCACTAGTGGTTTCTGATCAAATCATTGTGATGGATCATGGAGAAATACAGCAGGATGCTACCCCTTTGGAGATCTACCGTTCTCCGTCGAATCCTTTCGTAGCAAATTTTGTAGGGGTGACTAACTTATTCCATGGAACGCTAGAGTCATTAGAGGGGCAGAAGGTAGCAATCAGAATCAGTCAGCAGAGACTGATTGGTACTCTAAAAAGTGAAAAATTGACGTTGAACCAGGGAGTTTCAGTTAAGGCTGCTGTCCGTGCAGAACAGGTTCGGCTGTTTCGGGGGCAATCAGAAAACAGAGACTGTGAGGTTTATTTTGAAGGTCGGGTGACAGATGTTATTTTTGAGGGGGAACGAATTCTCTACGAACTTTCGGTAGCAGCGTTATCTGATGCGCTCATCAGGATCATTCACCATGACCAGCAAGACTTCTCAACATTTGAGTTAGGAGAAGTGGTCTTCGTTGGATGGAAGAGCCGCGACATGCATGTCTTTGTCGTGGATTGATTGACTTGGCAATAGCCGAGTCTTAACCAGAGTCAGGAGCTTAGTATGACTTTCGACAAGCAGATCAAACGGAGAGATTTACTGAAGGCCTCTGCCATGCTAGGAATTGCTGGTGCAGCTGGATCTACAGCACCCTCTTTGCTGATGGCAGAACCCGCCAAGCCAAAAGAGATTATTATCCGAGCTTGGGGTGGTCCGTGGGTGGAAGCACTGAAAGCTGGGGTTTCAGATCCATTTACGGCGAAGACTGGCATTCGAGTGCGACATGATCTAACAGAGGATAACGAAATACAACCCAAGGTTTGGGCTGCTGTTGCTCAAAAGCGAACTCCACCAATTCACATCAATTGGGACACAACGACTAATGCCACTAAGTCAGCACTTCGTGGAGTGTGTGAGGATCTTTCCGACCTACCCAATCTGAAAGGAACTACTGATTTAGCAAAGCCTGTGGGTGTAGATGGCTACCCAATCGTCAATACTTACGGATACGTTTATGTATTGGCATACCGGCCAAGTGCATTTCCAAGTGGACCACCAGAATCTTATCACGATCTGCTTGATCCAAAATTCAAGGGACGGCTAGCATTCTATAACGATGGGATTGGATTCCACTTTCCGGCACAAGTTGCTGGTGGTGGCAAATTGGATGGTATCCCAAGTAACATGCAACCCTGCTGGGATTTTGTATCCAAGATCAAAGCTCAAGAACCATTACTTGGAGAAGATCCTGATTTTGTGGCGTGGTTCCAAAATGGAGAAATCGATGCTGCATGTACGATTTCAACAAATGCATTAGGA from SAR324 cluster bacterium includes these protein-coding regions:
- a CDS encoding ABC transporter ATP-binding protein, which encodes MQFGDVHAVKNVCFELEEGRFLTVLGPSGSGKTTLLRLIAGFQQPNKGEIFIKGQTVREVAPNKRSIGMVFQRLALFPHMTAAENVAFPLKMRRFDVRMIPDRVKKYLHLVRLEGLGGRRINELSGGQQQRVAIARALVFEPDLLLLDEPLAALDRKLREEMQLEFRRIQKELGVTTINVTHDQREALVVSDQIIVMDHGEIQQDATPLEIYRSPSNPFVANFVGVTNLFHGTLESLEGQKVAIRISQQRLIGTLKSEKLTLNQGVSVKAAVRAEQVRLFRGQSENRDCEVYFEGRVTDVIFEGERILYELSVAALSDALIRIIHHDQQDFSTFELGEVVFVGWKSRDMHVFVVD
- a CDS encoding glucose 1-dehydrogenase: MKGFTIDLSGKNAIVTGASRGLGQAIAIGLAEAGATVVITSRSLKALEETQSQITDLGGDFQQIDLDVRDVPAMKNRLQTVAQQVGEIDILVNNAGYEQVCPSYELTEETWDIIMETNLKGAFFAAQTVAHSMVRSGRGGAIINVCSLTSYIGVPTAVPYGSSKSGLLGMTRALSAEWASEQIRVNAIAPGYFRTELTEAFYREEAWQEAMLQKIPLNSFGKANDLKGAVVFLVSDAAKYITGQCLAIDGGYLASV
- a CDS encoding cytochrome c, whose amino-acid sequence is MIFSRLKRTVHRVLDLLSVKITIIGQRISAQPVLKQYYAEIGVSAEICIPDEKYLFAPTPIESALMLQPKNLLIAIILGGLFIPSVSWADNTDDVIKYRKAVYTSMRGHIGAISRIVRAGLGDYKGHITDHAVAIQNAAKIVPSMFPEGSDFGDTGALESIWTDQKGFGKASQRLVDASGELVTVSQSGDMKAIGRAVGAVGGACKNCHDNYRASN
- a CDS encoding alpha-hydroxy acid oxidase, giving the protein MTVVVNVEDLRKRAKRRLPKIFFDYIDGSAFSGTTTLRNQEDFSNWCLIQKVLALKGMPDLSCEFLGARHTLPFMLGPVGFLGLYRGRGEILCAEAARKKGIPLCLSTFSIASLATLQREVGGTLQFQLYMDCQRSFVEKLVESAEDAEVETLFYTADTAVTSIRERDVRNGFRAVKRLNPTLLFSMMQRPLWCWDMWQSGIPSVEALAKYPEFGTGILEQASNLSGRLDSSIIWEDMKWLRKLWKKRLVIKGILNSDDALKAIDHGADAIVVSNHGGRQLDFANSTISILPEVRKAVGKDYCVMIDGGFRRGSEVVTALALGASGVLLGRAYAFGLAADGKLGVEKAIEIFAKEISITMKLMGVPSVDELKEFGDRYIRQR
- a CDS encoding PotD/PotF family extracellular solute-binding protein → MTFDKQIKRRDLLKASAMLGIAGAAGSTAPSLLMAEPAKPKEIIIRAWGGPWVEALKAGVSDPFTAKTGIRVRHDLTEDNEIQPKVWAAVAQKRTPPIHINWDTTTNATKSALRGVCEDLSDLPNLKGTTDLAKPVGVDGYPIVNTYGYVYVLAYRPSAFPSGPPESYHDLLDPKFKGRLAFYNDGIGFHFPAQVAGGGKLDGIPSNMQPCWDFVSKIKAQEPLLGEDPDFVAWFQNGEIDAACTISTNALGAKRNGVDIAWTIPKEGAKFDTDGLWIPRGHSEGDLYWSKEYINQALSKESQQIWLDGLGLPGVIPGLQPPTGLAGDPSYPTKPADFDRLIRISGKIQVENESEWFSKFKAIMQG
- the hisC gene encoding histidinol-phosphate transaminase: MRPELMEIPPYNTGLGLNEVRSRYGITAVAKLSSNENPTGPAPQVLECLSQANSELYLYPNSEALPLRKAIAQRLDVPEKQIIFGNGSEELISIICRSTINSGDRVITLFPSFPLHEDYTKLMGGSVERLVINDNLQIDLAKLVERAAQPAKLLIFSNPMNPSGSWLNPEQLRQLFEAKHPETLLVLDEAYHEYAVHGDYTSGLELTERIKGHWILLRTFSKSWGLAGLRIGFGVCSSTELRQALNRTRTPFNINSLAQIAAKVALDHEDYMLHSVQQTILQREHLAKELRSRGYQVGESLGNFLFINANRSSAKFAEELLKLGTIVKPWPQPGYDTFLRVSIGTPAENEKFLVDLAQVEAS
- a CDS encoding cytochrome c, with translation MQKLPRQLPCLQLKYGLFGLSCLVCLLIFTSAQARTPNPIAGEQIFHAAGGCGCHTDVENKGSLLAGGRPLPTPYGVFYANNITPDPTTGIGSWSDEDFVRAMREGIGPEGQHYFPSFPYPAFSKMSAEDLLHLKDYLFSLPPIQQNNQPHELKFPFNLRLNAWFWNILFHDPEPIKSDPSRSGSWNRGRYLTEAVAHCAECHTPRNQLGVLRSDLAYAGAKEGPEGKLTPNITPDKETGIGGWSHDDLVYALQTGMVPNGDFLGDLMGMAIEHYQKLPDEDLEAIAEYVLSLSPIANQVREKKAKSTDDFDW
- a CDS encoding pentapeptide repeat-containing protein, with product MIAKNSSYLLGILLWLFCGGFIQSAWAYNTEDLRRLKATGSCPRCDLSAAALEELQLFRSNLSGANLSGANLSRTNLIAADLSRADLSGAILSGANLSGADLSSANLSTAELLATELTLVDFSGAKLERASLEKANLLKAKLPNADLSWVSLRGANLTLADFYKSDLWEADLWGATLWGATFWNADLRTAKLRGSNLDGANFEGAKLSIDLAEGTILCDTILPDGHIIRSGC